In one Bacillota bacterium genomic region, the following are encoded:
- a CDS encoding YjbQ family protein codes for MGFRTDLEIRTSAREELIDITREVNEVVGKLGLKRGCILAFVPHTTAGLLINEAADPAVGTDILNYLRHRVPHRDGYLHAEGNSDAHIKASLIGNSQLLMVDNGEIVLGTWQGLFFAEFDGPRLRKILFGNIDFTG; via the coding sequence ATGGGGTTCAGAACAGATCTGGAAATCAGGACTTCTGCAAGGGAAGAACTCATTGATATAACGCGGGAAGTCAACGAAGTGGTCGGGAAACTCGGTCTCAAGAGGGGATGTATTCTTGCTTTTGTTCCCCATACCACGGCTGGCCTTCTGATCAACGAGGCGGCAGACCCCGCGGTGGGGACGGATATTTTGAACTATCTGCGCCACAGGGTTCCTCACCGTGACGGTTATCTGCACGCGGAAGGAAACAGTGATGCACATATCAAGGCCAGTCTGATAGGCAATTCCCAGTTGCTGATGGTTGATAATGGAGAGATCGTGCTTGGGACATGGCAAGGTCTCTTTTTTGCCGAATTTGATGGCCCACGCCTCCGAAAAATATTATTTGGAAATATTGATTTTACCGGCTGA
- a CDS encoding NAD-dependent deacetylase, whose product MIQEQIEQAIEVLSGCKYVVVLTGAGISTESGIPDFRSPVSGLWAKVSPDDFTIEKFMSDPQILYQLGVDIFRVITEAQPNAAHEAIGELESKGLVKSVITQNIDGLHQKAGSKNVYEIHGSLRRGSCTGCHQEQPMEKLLNDVLKGVIPPLCPRCASPLKPDVTLFGEAMPPAFQDALDEVRRADGMLAVGSSLVISPANMLPGYVDNLVIVNREPTPLDRRAKVVINGGILDVVPLLARAWLEKKA is encoded by the coding sequence ATGATTCAAGAACAGATAGAACAGGCGATTGAAGTTTTAAGTGGCTGCAAATATGTTGTAGTTTTAACCGGGGCGGGGATTTCCACTGAAAGTGGGATACCCGATTTCCGCAGTCCCGTGAGCGGGCTTTGGGCCAAGGTCAGCCCCGATGATTTCACGATCGAGAAATTCATGTCCGATCCGCAGATCCTTTATCAACTGGGCGTGGATATTTTTAGAGTGATCACCGAAGCCCAGCCCAACGCTGCACATGAAGCCATTGGAGAACTGGAAAGCAAAGGCCTGGTCAAAAGTGTCATCACCCAGAATATCGATGGCCTGCATCAGAAGGCAGGTTCAAAGAATGTATATGAAATTCACGGTTCGCTGCGCAGGGGCTCCTGTACCGGTTGTCACCAGGAACAGCCCATGGAAAAATTGTTGAATGATGTGTTGAAGGGGGTAATCCCCCCGCTTTGCCCCCGTTGCGCTTCACCGTTGAAGCCCGATGTTACGCTCTTTGGTGAGGCGATGCCCCCCGCTTTTCAAGATGCACTGGATGAAGTGCGCAGGGCCGATGGGATGCTGGCAGTTGGCTCCAGTCTGGTCATATCTCCGGCCAACATGTTGCCCGGTTATGTGGATAACCTTGTGATCGTGAATCGGGAGCCCACCCCGCTGGATCGGAGGGCCAAAGTGGTTATAAACGGCGGCATTCTGGATGTTGTTCCGCTACTGGCCAGGGCCTGGCTGGAAAAAAAAGCTTGA
- a CDS encoding M23 family metallopeptidase, whose product MQRKINKKNFMTILATALAIIAVLIVIKTIPPGKSSQSDLPTPTVPVVDHDREALGGDIDETSFPRIIYDPRNVDLDELITSFDFLRNPLPGTWMSWKDAHLPGAARPYRAGTHYGLDFYPDTSGGGIGLGSTVKAAAPGTVKRIDHDYIPPPAGKLGELAVECQQRGYTPDETLNIFRGRQIWIENEHGFLVYYCHLHEVNDELEVGDYVKTGDIVGKMGFSGTDEPDRPHLHLEIWFGDHYLGEGMTVEQIRTFFESTIFREER is encoded by the coding sequence ATGCAAAGAAAAATCAACAAAAAAAATTTCATGACCATCCTGGCCACCGCCCTGGCCATCATTGCTGTTTTGATCGTGATCAAAACAATCCCTCCGGGCAAATCATCGCAATCCGATCTGCCGACGCCGACCGTTCCCGTTGTCGATCATGACCGGGAAGCACTCGGCGGTGATATAGATGAAACATCGTTTCCCCGTATAATCTATGACCCTCGAAATGTTGATCTTGATGAACTGATCACTTCTTTCGATTTTTTGCGCAACCCGCTCCCGGGAACGTGGATGAGCTGGAAAGATGCTCACCTGCCGGGTGCAGCCAGGCCCTACCGTGCCGGTACCCATTACGGCCTGGATTTTTATCCGGATACAAGCGGTGGGGGGATCGGCCTGGGATCAACGGTCAAGGCTGCTGCACCGGGAACTGTTAAAAGGATCGACCATGATTATATCCCACCCCCGGCCGGAAAACTTGGCGAGCTGGCCGTTGAATGCCAGCAGCGGGGTTACACACCGGACGAGACCCTGAATATTTTCCGCGGGCGCCAGATCTGGATCGAAAATGAACATGGCTTCCTGGTCTATTACTGCCATCTTCACGAAGTCAATGATGAATTGGAAGTGGGCGATTATGTCAAAACGGGTGACATCGTAGGCAAGATGGGCTTTTCAGGCACCGATGAACCGGACAGGCCTCATCTGCATCTGGAGATATGGTTTGGAGACCATTACCTGGGCGAGGGCATGACCGTCGAACAGATCAGAACGTTTTTTGAATCAACCATATTCAGGGAAGAAAGATGA
- a CDS encoding DUF3786 domain-containing protein, which yields MCSYEDALAKALEDFRNGVPRTMAEGSGCGYDVDNNEFSLTYCGQEYRISYPDGEITAIQGYVTPEERVIFLQYLHFSRSIPPRRKWISFLELPGGEMHYAPFQRETFFPLARKYGSNLEEFKQRSKLVGEEAGIGDAAYIIPVFPRLELAIILWEKDAEYAARARVLFDATSSYHLPTATLYMLGIEVVKRIYDL from the coding sequence ATGTGTTCCTATGAAGATGCCCTGGCCAAGGCTCTTGAAGATTTCAGGAACGGTGTACCGCGGACCATGGCCGAAGGCAGCGGCTGCGGATATGACGTAGACAATAATGAATTTTCATTGACATATTGTGGCCAGGAGTATCGGATATCATACCCGGATGGGGAGATAACTGCAATTCAGGGATACGTGACCCCCGAAGAGCGGGTTATTTTCTTGCAGTATCTGCATTTTTCCCGCAGTATTCCCCCGCGCCGCAAGTGGATTTCTTTCCTCGAGCTTCCGGGGGGAGAGATGCATTACGCCCCCTTTCAACGGGAAACATTCTTTCCACTGGCCCGGAAATACGGTTCCAACCTGGAAGAGTTCAAACAGCGTAGCAAACTTGTCGGTGAAGAAGCAGGGATAGGCGATGCTGCTTACATCATTCCTGTATTTCCGCGTCTGGAGCTGGCGATAATACTGTGGGAGAAAGACGCCGAATATGCGGCTCGGGCAAGGGTGCTTTTTGATGCTACATCTTCATACCACTTGCCCACCGCTACCCTTTACATGTTGGGGATAGAGGTGGTAAAGAGGATCTATGACCTGTAG
- a CDS encoding aspartate carbamoyltransferase catalytic subunit, whose product MPAHLLGLREWNAENIEEILARSFFLSGYRERKLDNLKGKQVAALFFEPSTRTRFSFEVAARWLSADFYNFPVETSSVLKGETLLDTIQTLKSMGLDVLIIRHPVSGTLEWLKNRVDISMINAGDGSHEHPTQALLDLFTIKKQFGYIEGLKVVMVGDIKYSRVVRSSVWGLKEMGAKVVLVGPPTLLPEEFRRAGVEISWYLEKEMKDADVLYLLRLQKERQRDGLLPSLREYVHLYGLTAERLSLLAPGTMVMHPGPLNPGVEITQKAMDRLNESSLPGINVSILRQVENGIIVRAAVLDYLFKGGGQIG is encoded by the coding sequence ATGCCTGCACATCTGTTGGGGTTGAGGGAGTGGAACGCTGAAAATATCGAGGAGATACTGGCGCGTTCATTTTTTTTGTCCGGGTACAGGGAAAGAAAACTGGACAACCTGAAAGGGAAGCAGGTTGCTGCTCTTTTTTTTGAGCCCAGCACAAGAACAAGGTTTTCATTCGAAGTTGCTGCAAGATGGTTGTCGGCAGACTTCTACAACTTTCCGGTCGAAACAAGTAGCGTTCTGAAAGGAGAGACTCTGCTCGATACGATCCAAACCTTGAAGTCGATGGGATTGGATGTCCTTATCATCCGTCATCCGGTTTCCGGAACGCTCGAATGGTTGAAGAACAGGGTCGATATCTCCATGATCAATGCTGGCGATGGATCTCATGAACATCCCACCCAGGCCCTCCTCGATCTGTTTACGATCAAGAAACAGTTCGGGTATATCGAAGGCTTGAAGGTCGTGATGGTCGGAGATATAAAATACAGCCGGGTGGTCAGGTCAAGCGTCTGGGGTCTCAAGGAAATGGGAGCCAAGGTGGTTCTGGTCGGCCCCCCCACACTTCTGCCGGAAGAATTCCGCCGCGCCGGAGTTGAAATAAGCTGGTATCTTGAAAAGGAGATGAAAGATGCTGATGTTCTCTACCTGCTCAGGCTTCAGAAGGAGAGGCAGCGGGATGGCCTCCTTCCTTCTTTAAGAGAGTATGTGCATCTTTACGGGCTTACTGCAGAACGTCTTTCCTTGCTAGCCCCGGGAACGATGGTCATGCATCCGGGCCCCCTCAATCCAGGTGTTGAAATAACACAGAAGGCGATGGACAGGCTGAACGAATCTTCCCTTCCCGGGATCAATGTTTCGATACTGAGGCAGGTGGAAAACGGAATAATTGTGCGGGCAGCCGTGCTCGATTATCTCTTCAAAGGAGGCGGGCAAATTGGATAA
- a CDS encoding dihydroorotase has product MDKRILLKGGTVVDPSQELHGRADLVIEGNRIVDLAPSIASGDGEVETIDVTGKIVAPGMVDIHVHLREPGEEEKETIATGTAAAVAGGVTTVCCMPNTDPAVDNKLVVAYIKEHARQANLAHVYPIGALTRGRGGREMTDYASLLSAGVKAFSDDGSYVNDSMIMMNIMKYLSQFEVVAISHCEDAGLAAGGVAHDGYYANLLGLGGMPHVAETAAVGRDILIAEATGGKLHIAHVSCAASVELIRWAKERGIQVTAEVTPHHLLLTEEALEGYNVMAKMNPPLRSKEDREALLHGLQDGVIDIIASDHAPHRREDKERPFADAAFGVSSLDYGLSLLFNELVHTGMISIDKLVDCYSCRPAKILDLPAGTLKKGAVADIVVLDPELGGKVDPKRFYSRGQNTPFEGYPTRGGPVMTFVEGKLKMKEGKVSR; this is encoded by the coding sequence TTGGATAAGCGCATTCTTTTAAAAGGAGGAACGGTCGTCGATCCCTCGCAAGAATTGCATGGCCGGGCAGATCTGGTTATCGAGGGAAACAGGATCGTTGATCTGGCTCCTTCTATTGCATCCGGGGATGGGGAAGTGGAAACAATTGATGTGACGGGCAAGATCGTCGCCCCGGGAATGGTGGATATCCATGTTCATCTCCGTGAACCGGGTGAGGAGGAAAAGGAGACCATCGCCACGGGTACAGCAGCTGCAGTTGCCGGAGGGGTTACCACCGTGTGCTGCATGCCCAATACCGATCCGGCGGTTGATAACAAATTGGTTGTAGCCTACATCAAAGAACATGCCCGGCAAGCAAACCTGGCCCATGTTTATCCTATCGGTGCTTTGACCCGGGGGCGGGGCGGCCGGGAAATGACCGATTATGCTTCCCTTCTTTCCGCCGGGGTAAAGGCTTTCAGCGATGATGGCAGTTATGTCAACGATAGCATGATAATGATGAATATCATGAAATACCTTTCTCAATTTGAAGTGGTGGCCATAAGCCATTGTGAAGATGCCGGGTTGGCGGCGGGGGGGGTAGCCCATGATGGTTATTACGCGAATTTGCTTGGCCTGGGGGGGATGCCTCATGTTGCGGAGACGGCTGCGGTGGGGCGGGATATATTGATTGCGGAGGCTACAGGGGGGAAGCTCCATATTGCACATGTCAGCTGTGCCGCTTCGGTAGAACTGATCCGTTGGGCCAAGGAAAGGGGGATTCAAGTGACTGCCGAGGTCACTCCCCACCATCTTCTGCTGACCGAAGAGGCGTTGGAGGGGTACAATGTGATGGCCAAGATGAACCCTCCTTTACGCTCAAAGGAAGACCGTGAAGCGCTTCTGCACGGTTTGCAAGATGGAGTGATTGATATCATTGCTTCCGATCATGCTCCGCACCGACGGGAAGATAAAGAACGCCCCTTCGCCGATGCCGCTTTCGGGGTTTCTTCTCTGGACTACGGACTTTCACTGTTGTTCAACGAACTGGTTCACACAGGCATGATCAGCATAGACAAACTTGTCGACTGTTACTCATGTCGTCCTGCAAAAATTCTGGATCTTCCCGCCGGGACCTTGAAAAAAGGTGCGGTTGCCGATATCGTTGTTCTTGATCCGGAGCTCGGGGGGAAGGTGGATCCAAAGAGGTTTTATTCCAGGGGGCAGAATACGCCCTTTGAAGGCTACCCGACCAGGGGCGGGCCGGTGATGACTTTTGTGGAAGGGAAACTGAAGATGAAAGAAGGGAAGGTTTCAAGATAA
- a CDS encoding dihydroorotate dehydrogenase electron transfer subunit yields MNRGRVKSLEKVTADCHLLKIEPVQPLEASPGQFIFLRTASGLTDPLLRRPFSIHYCDPEDGTVWILFRVVGRGTTLMAALEQGQYIDFLGPLGKGFYLGPHDREVILVSGGVGVAPIFFWASCLNGRGVKFEFLHGTDTARNLLPDDYFARAGAAPMVATEDGSSGYRGRVTDLFEHITHEKSKKPDRVYGCGPLPMLSSLVNLARAAGIPSQVSLEAEMACGVGACLGCVREVGPRGEDGVPVFLRVCKDGPVFPGEAVVFDES; encoded by the coding sequence ATGAACAGAGGCCGGGTCAAGTCACTCGAAAAAGTAACGGCAGATTGCCATCTGTTGAAGATAGAGCCGGTTCAACCGCTGGAAGCATCACCGGGGCAGTTCATCTTCCTCCGCACGGCGTCAGGGTTGACCGATCCATTGCTAAGAAGGCCTTTCAGTATTCATTACTGTGATCCCGAAGATGGCACTGTCTGGATCCTGTTCCGGGTTGTGGGGCGTGGGACCACATTGATGGCTGCGCTTGAACAAGGCCAGTACATCGATTTCCTGGGGCCGCTGGGAAAAGGATTCTATCTTGGCCCCCATGACCGGGAAGTCATTCTTGTTTCCGGAGGGGTGGGGGTGGCTCCTATTTTTTTCTGGGCTTCCTGTCTGAATGGACGGGGAGTCAAGTTCGAATTTCTGCATGGCACCGATACGGCAAGGAACCTTCTTCCGGATGATTATTTTGCCAGGGCAGGAGCAGCGCCGATGGTAGCCACGGAAGACGGTTCCTCCGGTTACCGGGGACGCGTGACCGATCTATTCGAACATATTACCCATGAAAAGAGCAAGAAACCTGACAGGGTGTACGGCTGTGGCCCCCTGCCGATGCTTTCCTCACTGGTCAATTTGGCCCGCGCGGCAGGGATTCCATCGCAGGTCTCCCTGGAAGCGGAGATGGCCTGTGGCGTGGGGGCATGTCTTGGATGTGTGCGTGAGGTGGGGCCCCGGGGTGAAGATGGGGTCCCCGTATTTTTGAGGGTCTGCAAGGACGGCCCCGTCTTTCCGGGAGAGGCGGTGGTTTTTGATGAAAGCTGA
- a CDS encoding dihydroorotate dehydrogenase, whose amino-acid sequence MKAEPDLAVEIAGIQMKNPLIAASGCYGYGQEYSSYIPPGKWGAIALKGTTLHPRAGNPPPRIVETPSGLINAVGLQNPGIEKVLKEEVPALREKDVPLIINVSGETVEEYALLGELVSRAHGVSGLELNISCPNVERGGIAFGSDPVLVRELVSAVRDSYRGPLIVKLSPNTEHLTRIAVAAEEAGADALSLINTLRAMVVDIEKQRPMLANVIGGLSGPAIRPVAVRAVWEVAAAVKIPLIGMGGIISTSDALQFILAGAAAVAIGTGNFVDPLIADRITAGIREYMKSKDFPGVSAMVGAARR is encoded by the coding sequence ATGAAAGCTGAGCCGGATCTGGCTGTCGAGATAGCCGGTATACAGATGAAAAATCCATTGATTGCAGCTTCCGGCTGTTATGGATACGGGCAGGAATATTCAAGTTACATACCCCCCGGGAAATGGGGGGCCATCGCGCTGAAAGGAACGACCCTCCATCCCAGGGCAGGGAATCCTCCTCCCCGTATCGTGGAGACTCCTTCCGGGCTGATCAATGCAGTAGGGTTGCAGAATCCCGGCATCGAGAAGGTTCTGAAAGAAGAGGTTCCGGCATTGCGGGAGAAAGATGTTCCCTTGATTATCAATGTGTCCGGGGAAACCGTGGAAGAGTATGCCCTGCTTGGAGAATTGGTTTCCCGTGCTCACGGTGTTTCCGGGCTGGAATTGAACATATCCTGTCCCAATGTGGAACGTGGCGGTATCGCCTTCGGCTCTGACCCGGTGCTGGTCAGGGAACTGGTATCAGCTGTCAGGGACAGTTACAGGGGGCCTCTGATCGTGAAGCTATCGCCCAATACGGAGCATCTGACCCGGATTGCCGTGGCAGCGGAAGAAGCCGGGGCAGATGCCCTTTCCCTGATCAATACACTTCGGGCCATGGTCGTGGATATAGAAAAACAACGACCGATGCTGGCAAATGTGATCGGCGGTCTTTCCGGGCCGGCAATTCGCCCCGTGGCGGTCAGGGCTGTCTGGGAGGTTGCCGCCGCGGTCAAAATTCCGCTTATCGGGATGGGGGGGATCATCTCCACTTCGGATGCATTGCAGTTTATACTTGCCGGGGCGGCAGCAGTAGCTATCGGCACGGGTAACTTTGTTGACCCTCTGATCGCTGACAGGATCACGGCAGGAATCAGAGAATACATGAAATCCAAAGATTTCCCCGGGGTGTCGGCGATGGTCGGGGCGGCGCGGAGGTGA
- a CDS encoding deoxyribonuclease IV gives MRIGIHMHLKKGFAYNLQKAKEAGAETIQIFPGNPRSWTSPTTSPEEVKERSLLMKKEDIFPLAIHTTYLINLASVHPEFYRKSTRLLHDTLHHASLYPEPFVVLHVGNHGGAGTMEGIKKAVRSLEEELSRGWAPGVTLLLENTAGGGHHLGGDIKELGEILRHFQGAPIGFCLDTAHAWAAGYDLSGTEGVERLLTEIDREMGLERLHLIHANDTKVERGSKHDRHAHIGEGRIGLEGFRSLLGYGWPDDFPMILETPEIGTERDKQNISALRNCMN, from the coding sequence ATGCGTATAGGCATACACATGCATTTGAAGAAAGGTTTTGCTTATAACCTTCAGAAAGCAAAAGAGGCCGGGGCAGAGACGATCCAGATCTTTCCCGGCAATCCCCGTAGCTGGACCTCCCCCACCACTTCCCCGGAAGAGGTGAAAGAACGTTCACTCCTCATGAAAAAGGAAGACATCTTTCCCCTGGCCATACACACAACTTATCTGATCAACCTGGCCTCCGTGCATCCCGAGTTCTACCGGAAGTCAACCAGGTTGTTGCATGACACCCTGCATCATGCCTCACTTTATCCGGAACCTTTTGTGGTTTTGCATGTCGGCAATCATGGCGGTGCCGGGACCATGGAAGGAATCAAAAAAGCAGTCCGATCCCTGGAAGAAGAATTGTCCCGGGGGTGGGCACCGGGGGTAACCCTGCTTCTGGAAAATACAGCCGGTGGCGGGCATCATCTGGGTGGCGATATCAAGGAACTGGGTGAGATATTGCGCCATTTTCAAGGTGCCCCCATAGGCTTCTGTCTGGACACCGCTCATGCCTGGGCTGCCGGTTATGATCTTTCCGGAACGGAAGGTGTGGAACGGTTGTTGACAGAGATTGATCGGGAAATGGGCCTGGAGAGGCTACATCTCATCCATGCCAATGACACGAAAGTGGAGAGAGGCTCCAAGCATGATCGCCATGCCCATATCGGTGAAGGCCGGATCGGCCTGGAAGGATTCAGATCCCTGCTGGGATATGGTTGGCCCGATGATTTTCCCATGATTCTGGAAACTCCGGAGATAGGAACCGAGAGAGACAAACAGAATATTTCTGCCTTGAGAAACTGCATGAATTGA
- the radA gene encoding DNA repair protein RadA, translating to MSKESFYCQECGYETYKWMGRCPGCGNWGTFSEKKASHRGAGRKGQELSANNLAALKVTEGERVSTGIREFDRVLGGGAVKGSVLLIGGDPGIGKSTLILQASSHMNARGRVLYVSGEESLEQIKMRAGRLNIDQDFLAVSAAELGPVMGLVDKAAPDILIVDSIQAMYDEELDGIPGSINQVREVTAVLTRWAKREEKIVFIIGHVTKGGALAGPKTLEHMVDGVFYLEGDRYHGFRILRGIKNRFGSTNEIGVFLMDERGMKEVEDPSSLFISSRKGSAYGAAITAALSGSRPLLAEIQSLVTTSSYAAPRRTTMGVDHHRVALIMAVMEKNLGCNFQGLDTFVNVVGGVQLIEPSSDLAVAVSLLSSLKEKAVDHGDAFIGELGLTGEIRPVVRILPRVMEAERLGFKRCFIPVQNLDELRKERKISIEMVSTGSVSEAMKIIF from the coding sequence ATGAGCAAGGAATCATTTTACTGTCAAGAATGTGGATACGAGACGTACAAATGGATGGGGCGCTGCCCGGGGTGCGGAAACTGGGGCACCTTTTCGGAGAAAAAGGCAAGCCACCGGGGGGCTGGCAGGAAGGGTCAGGAGTTATCGGCAAATAATCTTGCGGCCCTGAAGGTAACAGAAGGTGAGAGAGTCTCAACCGGTATCAGGGAGTTCGATCGGGTCCTGGGAGGCGGTGCAGTGAAGGGATCGGTGTTGCTGATAGGGGGTGATCCCGGCATAGGCAAATCCACCCTTATCCTCCAGGCCTCGAGCCATATGAATGCACGGGGCCGGGTTCTTTATGTAAGCGGGGAAGAATCCCTTGAACAGATCAAGATGAGGGCCGGAAGGCTGAATATTGATCAGGATTTTCTTGCTGTTTCTGCGGCTGAACTGGGTCCGGTGATGGGATTGGTGGATAAAGCTGCCCCCGATATTCTGATTGTCGACTCCATTCAGGCCATGTACGATGAAGAATTGGATGGTATTCCGGGCAGTATCAACCAGGTTCGGGAAGTTACGGCGGTCTTGACAAGGTGGGCAAAACGGGAAGAAAAAATTGTATTTATCATCGGCCACGTTACCAAGGGAGGGGCTCTGGCCGGGCCAAAAACACTGGAACACATGGTGGATGGGGTATTTTATCTCGAGGGAGATCGCTATCATGGCTTCAGGATACTGCGGGGCATCAAAAATCGTTTTGGTTCCACGAACGAGATCGGCGTTTTTCTGATGGATGAGCGTGGCATGAAGGAGGTGGAAGATCCTTCTTCTTTATTTATTTCTTCCAGGAAGGGATCGGCATACGGTGCGGCAATCACGGCTGCCCTCAGTGGTTCCCGCCCCCTGCTGGCGGAGATACAGTCATTGGTTACCACTTCCAGCTACGCAGCGCCACGCCGCACAACCATGGGGGTGGATCATCATCGGGTGGCATTGATCATGGCGGTGATGGAAAAAAATCTGGGCTGTAATTTTCAGGGCCTTGATACTTTTGTAAATGTTGTGGGGGGAGTGCAGCTTATCGAACCCTCTTCCGATCTGGCGGTCGCGGTCAGTCTACTTTCCAGCTTGAAGGAAAAGGCTGTCGACCATGGCGACGCTTTTATCGGAGAGCTGGGTTTGACAGGTGAAATCAGGCCCGTGGTGCGGATCTTACCCCGGGTAATGGAAGCGGAAAGACTGGGCTTCAAAAGATGTTTCATTCCCGTACAGAATCTGGATGAACTGAGGAAAGAAAGAAAGATTTCAATTGAAATGGTAAGCACCGGGTCTGTTTCGGAAGCCATGAAAATAATTTTTTGA
- a CDS encoding DUF1573 domain-containing protein — MKNGKDVEEFQDVVSQLLARHRSILDCLTKHHESTSRVNRAVTKAVTHCGCISINANRQNFPKDGSLKDCQKYACSHLEGKLCENCYEIVEEELGNHLFYLAALCNLLDIDLKEVFCNELSRLNTLGHFFFF; from the coding sequence ATGAAAAACGGCAAAGACGTTGAAGAATTTCAAGACGTGGTTAGCCAACTTCTGGCCAGACATAGAAGTATACTCGACTGCTTGACCAAACATCACGAATCAACATCTCGTGTAAACCGTGCAGTTACCAAAGCGGTCACCCATTGCGGATGTATTTCTATAAATGCGAATCGTCAGAATTTCCCCAAGGATGGATCCCTCAAGGACTGTCAGAAATATGCATGTTCGCATCTTGAAGGAAAACTGTGTGAGAACTGTTATGAAATCGTGGAAGAGGAATTGGGAAACCATCTTTTCTATCTGGCCGCGCTCTGCAATCTCCTGGATATCGATTTGAAAGAAGTATTCTGCAATGAACTCAGTCGCCTCAACACCCTCGGGCATTTTTTCTTTTTCTAG
- a CDS encoding CarD family transcriptional regulator has translation MFNIGDRVVYPLHGAGIIESIEEKEILGARRKYYIMNLSIGEMKVMIPLDNAYRVGLRKVIKKSEVNGVFNVLKEPQTALSSNWNRRYMLNLEKIKTGDIHEVAQVVKNLLHREKEKGLSTGEKKMLENAKRILVSELVLVEDMEPSKVTGMIEKIFI, from the coding sequence TTGTTTAATATAGGTGATCGTGTGGTTTATCCATTGCACGGGGCGGGCATAATCGAGTCTATCGAGGAGAAAGAAATATTGGGGGCCAGGCGGAAATATTACATCATGAATCTTTCCATCGGGGAAATGAAGGTGATGATTCCTCTTGACAATGCATACCGCGTGGGGTTGCGCAAAGTGATCAAGAAATCCGAAGTCAACGGCGTTTTCAATGTGTTGAAAGAGCCCCAGACCGCTCTTTCTTCCAACTGGAACCGTCGCTATATGCTGAATCTCGAAAAAATAAAGACCGGTGACATCCACGAAGTGGCACAGGTGGTCAAGAATCTGCTTCATCGGGAGAAAGAAAAGGGGCTTTCCACGGGGGAGAAAAAAATGCTGGAGAACGCCAAACGGATACTGGTCAGTGAACTCGTGCTGGTGGAAGATATGGAGCCCTCCAAAGTTACCGGCATGATCGAAAAAATATTCATCTAA